In the genome of Sciurus carolinensis chromosome 3, mSciCar1.2, whole genome shotgun sequence, one region contains:
- the Smyd4 gene encoding SET and MYND domain-containing protein 4 isoform X2, with the protein MSLEFRREAWSRDTNIEVEPSAMVPEDEIFLKRLSRGYLVEKDPNAPPFYREKGNSKFQEKDYTGAAVLYSKGISHSKPNTEDISLCYANRSAALFHLGQYETCLEDITRAQMHGYPERLQPKMILRKAECLVTLGRLQEASQAISDLESDFATKRTLATSSFQILQKNLHHLKKKVQEKESLPETFPPTLAKTFEDMDLKEENEQISRASSSVSLCTDPLKGRCLIATKDILPGELLVKEDAFVSVLNPGERLRHSLGNKWDTRIANGDLYCHRCLKHTLATVPCDGCSYAKYCSQECMQQAWELYHSVECPLGALLLSLGVFCHIALRLTLLTRFEDVGKVTSKLCDEISNSISFPKSKTLIKTLNYNQEENEDNGKVVKTPIPGCDISGKYENNYNAVFNLLPHTENHSPEHKFLCAVSISALCKELEAANLQAFATGLNSSKLKAPVTPQLCADFNIWGVAMLRHMLQLQCNAQAITTIQQTESKESIIANSRQVRLATGIFPVVSLLNHSCSPNTSVSFTSTVATIRAAQRIRKGQEILHCYGPHKSWMGVAERQQKLRSQYYFDCSCPACHTEELRTAAGPRWEAFCCNSCRALMQGDDVLSCDNKSCTESVSRDHLVSQLQDLQHQVGMAQKLLRSGKLEQAIQQLLGCQRDAESFLSPEHTMMGEIEDDLAQAYAALGDWQKSATHLQKSLRVVEARHGPSSVEMGHELFKLAQVLFNGFAVSEALKTIQKAEKVLLVHYGPWSDEIQELQKMRSCLLDLPPIPGGPLGL; encoded by the exons GGAATTTCACATTCAAAGCCTAACACTGAGGACATCTCACTGTGCTATGCTAATCGTTCTGCAGCCCTCTTCCACCTGGGTCAGTATGAA acATGTCTTGAAGACATCACCAGAGCACAGATGCATGGGTATCCAGAAAGACTGCAACCCAAGATGATATTGCGTAAGGCTGAATGCCTGGTGACTCTGGGGAGACTTCAGGAAGCGAGTCAAGCCATCAGTGATCTTGAAAGTGACTTTGCTACCAAACGAACCTTAGCAACTTCCTCCTTTCAAATTCTGCAGAAAAACCTCCATCATCTAAAAAAGAAGGttcaagaaaaggaaagtctCCCAGAAACCTTCCCACCAACTCTAGCCAAAACCTTTGAGGATATGGACCTAAAGGAAGAGAATGAACAAATTTCCAGGGCGTCATCATCTGTCAGCTTATGCACAGACCCTTTAAAAGGCCGCTGTCTGATTGCCACAAAAGACATTCTCCCAGGAGAGCTCCTGGTGAAGGAGGATGCTTTTGTGAGTGTCCTTAACCCAGGAGAAAGGCTACGTCACAGCCTAGGGAACAAGTGGGATACCAGAATTGCTAATGGGGACCTCTACTGTCACCGATGTCTGAAGCACACTTTGGCTACTGTCCCCTGTGATGGGTGCAGCTATGCCAAGTATTGCAGTCAGGAGTGTATGCAGCAGGCCTGGGAGCTCTACCATAGTGTAGAGTGTCCTCTGGGGGCACTGCTTCTCTCACTGGGTGTCTTTTGCCACATTGCCCTGAGGTTGACTCTTTTGACCAGATTTGAGGATGTTGGCAAAGTCACAAGTAAGCTTTGTGATGAAATTAGTAACAGCATCTCTTTCCCCAAAAGCAAGACTCTGATCAAGACGCTTAATTACAACCAGGAGGAGAATGAGGACAATGGCAAAGTAGTTAAGACCCCAATTCCCGGATGTGATATTAGCGGGaagtatgaaaataattataatgctgTCTTCAACCTTTTGCCCCATACTGAAAACCATAGCCCAGAACACAAATTCCTTTGTGCTGTAAGTATCTCTGCACTGTGCAAGGAGCTTGAGGCAGCCAACTTACAGGCCTTTGCCACAGGTCTGAATTCCTCTAAGCTGAAAGCCCCAGTGACTCCTCAGTTGTGTGCAGATTTTAATATTTGGGGAGTGGCCATGCTGCGACACATGTTACAGCTGCAATGTAATGCTCAGGCGATAACTACTATACAGCAGACAG AATCTAAAGAGAGCATCATTGCCAACAGCAGGCAAGTACGCCTTGCCACAGGCATCTTCCCTGTtgtcagcctcctgaaccactccTGCAGCCCCAACACCAGTGTGTCCTTCACCAGCACTGTCGCCACCATTCGGGCAGCACAAAGGATTAGAAAAGGACAAGAGATTCTCCACTGCTATG GGCCTCACAAAAGCTGGATGGGTGTTGCTGAAAGACAGCAGAAGCTGAGGTCTCAGTACTACTTTGACTGCAGCTGTCCAGCCTGTCACACTGAGGAGCTCAGAACAGCTGCAGGGCCCAGGTGGGAAGCATTCTGTTGTAACAGTTGCAGAGCGCTCATGCAG GGAGATGATGTGCTGAGCTGTGACAACAAATCTTGTACAGAATCTGTCAGCAGGGATCACCTGGTCTCTCAGTTACAAGACCTTCAGCACCAGGTTGGGATGGCCCAGAAGCTTCTCAGAAGTGGTAAACTAG aACAAGCCATTCAGCAGTTGTTGGGGTGCCAGCGCGATGCAGAGAGCTTCCTGTCGCCCGAGCACACCATGATGGGAGAAATTGAGGATGACCTGGCCCAAGCCTATGCTGCCTTAG GAGATTGGCAAAAGTCAGCTACCCACCTACAGAAAAGTCTCCGAGTGGTTGAGGCTCGCCATGGGCCATCCAGTGTTGAAATGGGCCATGAACTCTTCAAACTGGCCCAAGTCTTGTTCAATGG GTTCGCAGTATCTGAAGCTCTGAAAACCATACAAAAGGCAGAGAAAGTTCTGTTGGTACACTATGGCCCTTGGAGTGATGAGATCCAGGAGCTGCAAAAGATGAGATCCTGTTTATTGGACTTGCCACCCATCCCTGGAGGGCCTTTAGGACTCTGA
- the Serpinf1 gene encoding pigment epithelium-derived factor — protein sequence MQVLVLLLWMGALLGHISCQNVAGSSEGSLDPDSTGAPVEEEDPFFKVPVNKLAAAVSNFGYDLYRLRSSASPTANVLLSPLSVATALSALSLGAEQRTESTIHRALYYDLISNPDIHSTYKELLATVTAPQKNLKSASRIVFEKKLRIKSSFVAPLEKSYGTRPRILTGNPRVDLQEINNWVQAQMKGKIARSTREVPSEISILLLGVAYFKGQWVTKFDTRKTSLQDFHLDEERTVRVPMMSDSKAILRYGLDSDLNCKIAQLPLSGSMSIIFFLPLKATQNLTMIEESLTSEFIHDIDRELKTIQAVLSIPKLKLSYEGEVTKSIQEMKLQSLFESPDFSKITGKPIKLTQVEHKAGFEWNEDGAGTTPSPDLQPAHLTFPLEYHLNQPFIFVLRDTDTGALLFIGKILDPRGT from the exons ATGCAGGTTCTCGTGCTACTGCTCTGGATGGGAGCCCTACTTGGGCACATCAGCTGCCAGAATGTCGCTGGCAGTTCGGAG GGTTCCTTGGATCCTGACAGCACAGGGGCACCAGTGGAGGAGGAGGACCCCTTCTTCAAAGTGCCTGTGAACAAGCTGGCAGCAGCTGTCTCCAACTTTGGCTATGACCTGTATCGCCTGAGATCCAGCGCGAGTCCCACTGCCAACGTGCTGCTCTCCCCGCTCAgcgtggccaccgctctctctgCCCTTTCACTGG GAGCGGAGCAGCGAACTGAATCCACCATTCACCGGGCTCTTTACTATGACTTGATCAGCAACCCTGACATCCACAGCACCTACAAGGAACTCCTTGCCACCGTCACCGCCCCCCAGAAGAACCTCAAGAGTGCTTCCCGGATTGTCTTTGAGAAGA AGCTGCGGATAAAATCCAGCTTTGTAGCACCCCTGGAAAAGTCCTACGGGACCAGGCCCAGAATCTTGACTGGCAACCCTCGTGTGGACCTTCAGGAGATTAACAACTGGGTGCAGGCCCAGATGAAAGGGAAGATTGCCAGGTCCACAAGGGAAGTGCCCAGTGAAATCAGCATTCTCCTTCTCGGCGTGGCTTACTTCAAGG GGCAGTGGGTAACAAAGTTTGACACCAGAAAGACTTCCCTGCAGGATTTCCACTTGGATGAGGAAAGGACCGTGAGAGTCCCCATGATGTCAGATTCCAAGGCCATTTTACGCTACGGCTTGGATTCTGATCTCAACTGCAAG ATTGCCCAGCTGCCCTTGTCTGGAAGCATGAGTATCATCTTCTTCTTGCCCCTAAAAGCGACCCAGAACTTGACCATGATAGAAGAGAGCCTCACTTCTGAGTTCATTCATGACATAGACCGAGAACTGAAGACTATCCAAGCAGTCCTGAGCATCCCCAAGCTGAAGCTGAGTTATGAAGGCGAAGTTACCAAGTCCATACAGGAGATGA AGCTGCAATCCTTGTTTGAGTCACCAGACTTCAGCAAGATCACAGGCAAACCTATCAAACTAACTCAAGTGGAACACAAGGCTGGTTTTGAGTGGAATGAGGATGGGGCAGGAACCACCCCCAGTCCGGACCTCCAGCCTGCCCACCTCACCTTCCCCCTGGAATATCACCTTAACCAACCTTTCATCTTTGTACTGAGGGACACCGACACAGGAGCCCTTCTCTTCATAGGCAAAATTCtggaccccaggggcacttaa